From the genome of Chania multitudinisentens RB-25, one region includes:
- the ptsH gene encoding phosphocarrier protein Hpr, whose protein sequence is MFQQEVTITAPNGLHTRPAAQFVKEAKGFVSDITVTSNGKSASAKSLFKLQTLGLTQGTVVTIEAVGEDEQKAVEHLVKLMAELE, encoded by the coding sequence ATGTTCCAGCAAGAAGTTACTATTACCGCTCCGAATGGTCTGCACACTCGCCCTGCTGCTCAGTTCGTTAAAGAAGCCAAAGGCTTCGTATCTGACATTACTGTTACCTCCAATGGTAAAAGCGCAAGCGCCAAAAGCCTGTTTAAACTGCAAACTCTGGGGTTGACCCAAGGAACCGTAGTCACCATCGAAGCGGTGGGTGAAGACGAGCAGAAAGCCGTTGAGCACTTGGTAAAACTGATGGCAGAGCTTGAATAA
- the cysK gene encoding cysteine synthase A, with product MSNIYEDNSLTIGHTPLVRLNRIGNGRILAKVESRNPSFSVKCRIGANMIWDAEKRGILSAGKELVEPTSGNTGIALAFVAAARGYKLTLTMPETMSIERRKLLKALGANLVLTEGAKGMKGAIAKAEEIVATDPNRYVLLQQFSNPANPEIHEKTTGPEIWADTDGEIDVFIAGVGTGGTLTGVSRFIKKTKGKAITTVAVEPSDSPVISQALAGLEIKPGPHKIQGIGAGFIPGNLDLELIDRVVQITNDEAISMARRLMEEEGILAGISSGAAVAAAIKLSEDSAFANKTIVVILPSSGERYLSTALFADLFTEQELQQ from the coding sequence ATGAGCAACATATATGAAGACAACTCATTAACGATCGGCCATACGCCGCTGGTTCGCCTGAACCGTATCGGCAATGGGCGCATTCTCGCCAAGGTTGAATCGCGCAACCCGAGTTTCAGCGTAAAATGCCGCATCGGCGCCAATATGATCTGGGACGCCGAAAAACGCGGTATTCTCAGCGCTGGCAAAGAACTGGTTGAACCCACCAGCGGCAACACCGGTATTGCTCTAGCCTTTGTGGCAGCCGCGCGTGGTTATAAGCTCACGTTAACCATGCCAGAAACCATGAGTATCGAACGGCGTAAGCTGTTGAAAGCGCTCGGGGCCAATCTGGTGCTAACCGAAGGCGCGAAAGGCATGAAAGGCGCCATCGCCAAAGCAGAAGAAATCGTCGCCACCGATCCAAATCGTTATGTCCTGTTGCAGCAATTCAGTAACCCGGCCAACCCGGAAATCCATGAAAAAACCACTGGCCCGGAAATCTGGGCTGATACTGACGGTGAGATCGATGTTTTTATTGCCGGTGTGGGTACAGGCGGCACCTTGACCGGCGTCAGCCGTTTTATCAAGAAAACCAAAGGCAAGGCCATCACGACGGTGGCCGTTGAGCCCAGCGACTCACCGGTGATCAGCCAAGCGCTGGCTGGCCTTGAAATCAAACCCGGCCCACACAAGATTCAAGGCATTGGCGCAGGCTTTATCCCTGGCAACCTGGATCTTGAGCTGATTGATCGCGTGGTACAAATCACCAACGACGAAGCCATCAGCATGGCACGCCGTTTGATGGAAGAAGAAGGTATTCTGGCGGGGATCTCGTCAGGCGCCGCCGTTGCGGCAGCAATCAAACTTTCCGAAGATAGCGCCTTTGCCAATAAGACAATTGTGGTTATTCTCCCCTCCTCAGGTGAACGCTATTTGAGCACCGCGCTGTTTGCAGATCTGTTCACGGAACAGGAACTGCAGCAATAA
- the cysZ gene encoding sulfate transporter CysZ yields MSYPRPSSNPTNGIHYFAEGWRLLSRPGIKRYVILPLLVNILLMGSAFWWLFNQLGDWIPSLMSYVPSWLQWLSYLLWPLAVISVLLVFSYLFSTLTNLIAAPFCGLLAEQLESSLTGKPLPDVGILGIAKDLPRIMAREWRKLMYYLPRALVLLLLYFVPGVGQTLAPVLWFLFSAWMLAIQYCDYPFDNHKVGFVEMRSALRQHKTDNLQFGALVSLFTMIPILNLVILPVAVCGATAMWVDRYRSQFVHH; encoded by the coding sequence ATGTCTTATCCACGACCTTCTTCCAACCCCACCAACGGTATTCATTATTTTGCCGAAGGATGGCGCCTGCTTTCACGACCAGGGATTAAACGCTACGTCATCTTACCATTATTGGTTAACATCCTGCTGATGGGATCGGCTTTCTGGTGGTTGTTCAACCAGCTAGGCGATTGGATCCCCAGCCTGATGAGCTATGTGCCCAGTTGGTTACAGTGGTTGAGTTACCTGCTCTGGCCATTGGCGGTCATTTCTGTGCTATTAGTGTTCAGTTACCTGTTCAGTACCCTCACTAATCTGATCGCTGCACCGTTTTGTGGCTTATTGGCCGAACAGCTTGAAAGCAGCCTGACCGGTAAACCCTTACCGGATGTTGGCATTCTGGGTATTGCGAAAGACCTTCCCCGCATCATGGCTCGCGAATGGCGTAAATTGATGTATTACCTGCCACGTGCGCTGGTATTACTGCTCCTCTATTTTGTGCCAGGCGTCGGCCAAACGCTGGCCCCGGTGTTGTGGTTCCTGTTCAGCGCTTGGATGCTGGCCATTCAGTACTGCGATTATCCGTTTGATAACCATAAAGTCGGCTTTGTTGAAATGCGCAGTGCGTTGCGCCAGCACAAAACCGATAACCTTCAGTTTGGTGCCTTAGTCAGTTTGTTTACCATGATTCCTATCCTGAATCTGGTGATCTTACCGGTCGCCGTTTGCGGTGCTACCGCCATGTGGGTAGATCGTTATCGTTCCCAATTTGTTCACCACTAG
- the zipA gene encoding cell division protein ZipA: MMQDLRLILIVVGAIAIIALLLHGLWTSRKERSSLFRDRPAKRSKKEREPTPFDEPAEGVGEVRVRTSHLQDEPSLGHFDAAREEPVAAPKPAPRSVHQPAPLSERPDYDDILLDNYAQDEQDDEPQQPPVPRHETHVDDLPPVEAPEPAFHHAEPVRQPTPEVKPAAPAPEAEPLKPAKRKETVLVLHVAAHQGSVIGGEILLQSVLQAGFQFGEMGIFHRHISPAGSGPVLFSLANMVKPGSFDPEMMSDFSTPGVSMFMMVPSYGDANQNFKLMLQSAQRIADDVGGVVLDDERRMMTPQKLETYKSRIREVLENKHA; this comes from the coding sequence ATGATGCAGGATTTGCGTCTGATATTAATCGTTGTTGGCGCGATCGCCATAATAGCGTTGTTATTGCATGGTCTTTGGACCAGCCGTAAAGAGCGCTCGTCGCTTTTTCGCGATCGCCCAGCCAAGCGTTCGAAAAAAGAACGCGAACCTACTCCATTTGATGAGCCTGCTGAAGGCGTTGGGGAGGTGCGGGTGCGTACCTCTCATCTTCAGGACGAACCGTCATTGGGCCATTTTGATGCCGCACGCGAAGAACCTGTTGCGGCACCAAAGCCAGCCCCACGGTCTGTTCATCAACCGGCACCGCTTTCGGAGCGGCCGGATTATGATGACATCCTGCTGGATAACTACGCGCAGGATGAGCAAGATGACGAACCGCAACAGCCACCCGTGCCGCGCCATGAAACGCACGTTGATGATTTGCCGCCGGTAGAAGCGCCGGAACCCGCATTCCATCACGCTGAACCGGTGCGTCAGCCAACGCCGGAGGTGAAACCGGCAGCGCCTGCGCCAGAAGCGGAGCCACTCAAACCGGCGAAACGGAAAGAAACCGTTCTGGTGCTGCATGTGGCGGCGCATCAGGGGAGTGTCATCGGTGGTGAAATCCTGTTGCAGAGCGTATTACAGGCAGGTTTTCAGTTTGGCGAAATGGGGATTTTCCATCGCCATATCAGCCCGGCAGGCAGCGGCCCAGTATTGTTCAGCTTGGCGAATATGGTTAAACCAGGATCGTTTGATCCTGAAATGATGTCCGATTTCTCTACGCCGGGTGTCTCAATGTTCATGATGGTGCCGTCTTACGGGGACGCCAATCAAAACTTCAAGTTGATGCTGCAATCAGCCCAGCGCATCGCCGACGATGTGGGGGGCGTGGTGTTGGATGATGAACGCCGCATGATGACGCCACAGAAGCTGGAAACCTACAAATCACGCATTCGTGAAGTGTTGGAAAACAAGCACGCCTGA
- the ligA gene encoding NAD-dependent DNA ligase LigA: protein MESINEKINQLRISLRHHEYQYHVLDAPEIPDVEYDRLMRELIVLEDAHPELITADSPTQRVGAAPLAAFEQVHHEVPMLSLDNVFDEEGYLAFYKRVQDRLKSSEPLTFCCELKLDGLAVSLLYEEGELVRAATRGDGSTGENITSNVRTIRAIPLRLTGENIPSRLEIRGEVFMPHAGFEQMNEDARRKDGKVFANPRNAAAGSIRQLDPRITTKRPLTFFCYGVGLLEGGELPRSHWERLMQFKAWGLPVSDRVKRCTGSDEVLAFYRQIEQERIQLGFDIDGVVVKIDDIDLQETLGFVSRAPRWATAFKFPAQEQITIVREVEFQVGRTGAITPVARLEPVQVAGVIVSNATLHNADEIERLGLRIGDTVIVRRAGDVIPKVVGVIEDRRPQDARAVVFPQHCPVCGSDVERVEGEAVARCTGGLICGAQRKEALRHFVSRRALDVDGMGEKIIEQLVDKEYVQNPADLFRLSAGILTGLERMGPKSAQNLVNALETAKQTTFARFLYALGIREVGEATAANLAAHFGSLEKLRAADLEALKEVQDVGEVVAEHVVNFFAEEHNQRVIEELIGPDVGIHWPASVAVVVEEIDSPFAGKTVVLTGSLSQLSRDEAKDRLVALGAKVSGSVSKKTDLVIAGEAAGSKLVKAQELGIKVIDEAEMIRLLGA, encoded by the coding sequence ATGGAATCGATTAACGAAAAAATCAATCAACTACGAATCTCACTGCGCCATCACGAATATCAATATCATGTGCTTGATGCGCCTGAGATCCCGGATGTGGAGTATGATCGTCTGATGCGCGAACTGATCGTTTTGGAGGATGCCCATCCAGAACTGATCACCGCCGACTCACCCACCCAGCGTGTTGGGGCTGCACCCTTGGCAGCGTTCGAGCAGGTGCATCATGAAGTGCCAATGCTTTCTTTGGACAACGTATTCGATGAAGAAGGTTATCTGGCATTTTACAAGCGTGTACAGGATCGCCTGAAAAGCAGTGAACCGTTAACCTTCTGCTGCGAGTTAAAACTGGATGGCCTGGCGGTCAGCCTGCTGTATGAAGAGGGGGAACTGGTACGTGCGGCCACGCGTGGCGATGGTTCCACCGGTGAAAATATTACTTCCAATGTGCGCACCATCCGCGCTATTCCGCTGCGTTTGACCGGGGAAAATATTCCCTCTCGGCTGGAAATACGGGGTGAAGTATTCATGCCGCATGCCGGTTTTGAACAGATGAATGAAGATGCGCGTCGTAAAGACGGTAAGGTGTTTGCCAATCCGCGTAATGCGGCCGCAGGGTCAATTCGTCAGCTCGATCCGCGTATCACCACCAAGCGGCCACTGACGTTCTTCTGTTACGGCGTGGGCCTGCTGGAAGGGGGAGAATTGCCGCGTAGCCACTGGGAACGCCTGATGCAGTTTAAAGCCTGGGGTTTACCGGTGAGCGATCGTGTCAAACGTTGCACCGGCAGCGATGAGGTGCTGGCATTTTATCGCCAGATTGAACAAGAGCGTATCCAACTGGGTTTCGATATCGACGGCGTAGTGGTGAAGATCGACGATATTGATCTGCAAGAAACACTTGGCTTTGTGTCACGAGCGCCGCGTTGGGCAACCGCCTTCAAATTCCCGGCGCAGGAACAGATCACCATTGTGCGCGAAGTCGAGTTCCAGGTAGGGCGTACCGGTGCCATTACTCCGGTTGCCCGGTTGGAGCCGGTGCAGGTGGCCGGTGTGATCGTCAGCAACGCCACTTTGCATAATGCAGATGAGATCGAACGTTTGGGCCTGCGTATTGGCGACACGGTTATTGTGCGCCGTGCTGGTGATGTGATCCCCAAAGTGGTAGGGGTGATAGAAGATCGTCGCCCACAGGATGCGCGCGCAGTGGTGTTCCCGCAGCACTGCCCGGTTTGTGGTTCTGACGTGGAGCGCGTGGAGGGCGAGGCGGTGGCGCGTTGCACTGGTGGGTTGATTTGTGGCGCCCAGCGTAAAGAAGCGCTGCGGCACTTTGTCTCTCGCCGTGCGTTGGATGTTGACGGCATGGGGGAGAAAATCATTGAGCAACTGGTGGACAAAGAATATGTGCAAAACCCGGCCGATCTGTTCCGTCTTTCCGCTGGTATTTTGACCGGGCTCGAACGCATGGGGCCGAAGTCGGCGCAGAACCTGGTTAATGCTTTGGAAACCGCCAAGCAAACCACTTTTGCCCGTTTCCTGTATGCGCTGGGCATCCGTGAAGTGGGGGAAGCCACGGCGGCTAACCTGGCAGCCCACTTTGGTTCGCTGGAGAAACTGCGAGCGGCCGATCTGGAAGCGCTCAAAGAAGTGCAGGATGTGGGGGAAGTGGTGGCGGAGCACGTAGTGAATTTCTTTGCCGAAGAACATAACCAACGGGTGATCGAGGAGCTGATCGGCCCGGATGTGGGTATCCATTGGCCTGCGTCGGTGGCCGTGGTGGTGGAGGAGATAGACAGCCCATTTGCGGGTAAAACCGTGGTGCTGACCGGCTCCCTCAGCCAGCTTTCCCGGGATGAAGCCAAGGATCGTTTGGTGGCATTGGGGGCTAAGGTGAGCGGCAGTGTTTCCAAGAAAACTGACCTGGTGATTGCGGGCGAGGCTGCGGGCTCCAAGCTGGTTAAAGCGCAAGAATTGGGGATCAAAGTGATCGACGAAGCGGAAATGATCCGCCTGCTGGGTGCCTGA
- a CDS encoding DUF3820 family protein gives MEKENLIEIANTVMPFGKYQGRVLIDLPEEYLLWFARKGEFPHGKLGMLMEMTLAIKIEGLDHLVKPLKKS, from the coding sequence ATGGAAAAAGAGAACCTGATTGAAATCGCCAATACCGTGATGCCGTTTGGCAAATACCAGGGGCGGGTGCTGATCGATTTACCCGAAGAGTACCTGCTGTGGTTTGCCCGTAAAGGCGAGTTCCCTCATGGCAAGCTGGGCATGCTGATGGAAATGACGCTGGCAATTAAGATTGAAGGGCTTGATCATCTGGTCAAGCCGCTCAAGAAAAGCTGA
- a CDS encoding nucleotidyltransferase family protein, producing the protein MNPKQQIIDALRQDSQRMQILSTARRLGLHDWCLGAGFIRNLVWDKRHDYRVATPLNDIDVIHFDPRNSDAQHDAILETRLLEWLTQPWSVKNQARMHLRSNRSPYLNSEDAISYWPEIETAVGARLNADDSITLIAPFGLQALFNDTITFNAKSNNFTAFEQRIRQKRWLQRWPRLKVVNTLSG; encoded by the coding sequence ATGAACCCAAAACAACAGATTATCGATGCACTACGGCAAGACTCGCAACGCATGCAGATTTTGTCCACCGCACGGCGGCTCGGCCTGCACGATTGGTGTTTGGGAGCTGGCTTTATACGTAATCTGGTGTGGGATAAACGGCATGATTACAGGGTGGCAACGCCATTGAATGACATTGATGTTATTCATTTTGATCCGCGCAACAGCGATGCCCAACACGACGCCATACTGGAAACCCGGCTGCTGGAATGGCTGACGCAGCCGTGGTCAGTGAAGAATCAGGCACGCATGCACCTGCGCAGCAACCGCTCACCTTATCTGAACAGTGAAGATGCCATCAGTTATTGGCCGGAAATCGAAACTGCCGTCGGTGCTCGTCTGAATGCTGACGACAGTATCACTCTCATTGCCCCTTTCGGGTTGCAGGCATTGTTCAACGATACCATTACTTTTAACGCTAAAAGTAATAACTTTACCGCTTTCGAACAGCGCATCAGGCAAAAACGGTGGCTACAACGCTGGCCACGGCTGAAGGTGGTGAATACTCTTAGTGGCTAG
- a CDS encoding ABC transporter substrate-binding protein produces MQKKIVKITLGLLAAAVMSSAQAASTLVFCSESSPEGFNPQLFTSGPTVDASSAAIYNRLVDFKTGTVDLQPSLAERWEVSEDGKNYTFYLRQGVKFQSNKFFTPTRDFNADDVIFSFMRQKDANHPYHKVSNGAYTNFESMEFGSLINNIVKVDDHTVRFELSRAEAPFVADLGMYFATILSAEYAEAMLKAGTPQRVDNDPIGTGPFQLLQYQKDAKILYKAFDHYWEGKPKLDRLVFSITPDAAVRYAKLQKNECQVMPFPNPADLTRMREDKNIQVMEKSGLNIGFLAFNTQKKPLDNVKVRQALAMAVNRPAIIEAVFHGAGQQAKNLLPPTQWGNNASIEDYAYAPEKAKQLLQEAGLEQGFAIDLWAMPVQRPYNPNAKRMAEMIQADWAKLGVQAKIVTFEWGEYLQRVKSGEHQTALMGWTTANGDPDNFFGPLFTCTSANGGSNSAKWCYKPFDELIAKAREENDHEKRLAMYHQAQVMMHEQMPALMIAHSTIFEPVRKEVKGYEIDPFGKHIFKQVALEQ; encoded by the coding sequence ATGCAGAAAAAGATCGTGAAAATAACGCTGGGCCTGCTGGCCGCGGCGGTCATGAGCAGTGCGCAAGCCGCCAGTACGTTGGTTTTCTGTTCAGAAAGTTCGCCGGAAGGCTTCAATCCGCAGTTGTTTACTTCTGGCCCCACGGTGGATGCCAGTTCGGCGGCGATTTATAACCGGCTGGTGGATTTCAAAACCGGTACTGTCGATCTGCAACCCAGCCTGGCGGAACGTTGGGAAGTGAGTGAAGACGGTAAGAATTACACCTTCTACCTGCGCCAAGGGGTGAAATTCCAGAGCAATAAATTCTTCACGCCAACCCGCGATTTCAACGCCGATGATGTGATTTTCTCCTTTATGCGCCAGAAAGACGCGAATCACCCTTATCACAAAGTATCCAACGGCGCTTATACCAACTTTGAGTCGATGGAGTTCGGTTCGCTGATCAACAACATTGTCAAAGTGGACGATCATACCGTCCGTTTTGAGCTTTCACGCGCTGAGGCGCCGTTTGTGGCCGATCTGGGCATGTATTTTGCCACCATTCTGTCTGCGGAGTATGCCGAAGCGATGCTGAAAGCGGGGACACCGCAACGGGTGGACAACGATCCGATTGGCACCGGGCCATTCCAACTGCTGCAATACCAGAAAGACGCCAAGATCCTTTACAAGGCGTTTGATCACTATTGGGAAGGCAAGCCGAAACTTGATCGGCTGGTATTCTCTATCACGCCTGATGCGGCGGTGCGTTACGCTAAATTGCAGAAGAACGAGTGTCAGGTGATGCCGTTCCCGAATCCGGCCGATTTAACACGCATGCGCGAAGATAAAAATATTCAGGTGATGGAGAAATCCGGTTTGAACATTGGTTTCCTGGCGTTTAACACCCAGAAAAAACCATTGGATAACGTGAAAGTACGTCAGGCATTGGCGATGGCGGTGAACCGACCGGCGATCATCGAAGCGGTATTCCACGGCGCGGGTCAGCAGGCAAAAAACCTGTTACCGCCGACCCAGTGGGGCAACAATGCCAGCATTGAAGATTATGCCTATGCGCCAGAGAAGGCGAAACAGCTGCTGCAAGAGGCGGGATTGGAGCAGGGGTTCGCTATCGATTTGTGGGCGATGCCGGTACAGCGGCCTTATAACCCGAATGCTAAGCGGATGGCTGAAATGATCCAGGCAGACTGGGCCAAGCTCGGCGTCCAGGCCAAGATTGTCACTTTTGAATGGGGTGAGTATCTGCAACGGGTGAAAAGTGGCGAGCACCAGACGGCGTTAATGGGCTGGACGACGGCTAATGGCGATCCTGATAACTTCTTCGGCCCATTGTTTACCTGCACCTCTGCCAACGGGGGTTCGAACTCGGCCAAGTGGTGCTATAAACCCTTTGATGAACTGATTGCCAAAGCGCGTGAGGAAAATGATCATGAAAAGCGCCTGGCGATGTATCACCAGGCGCAGGTCATGATGCATGAGCAGATGCCAGCACTGATGATCGCTCATTCCACCATCTTTGAACCGGTGCGCAAAGAGGTGAAAGGCTATGAAATTGATCCGTTTGGCAAGCATATCTTCAAACAGGTAGCGCTAGAGCAATGA
- a CDS encoding tetratricopeptide repeat protein, with protein sequence MRPFQKNTLTSPPHVQQEQRLNALAQQYRDAIALNDYAAGKAIAEATLRLVPRNTDVLSSYALCLMRTGEYEKAYKTYKKLLQSQPLESLPATMIDGLAEVCGWLNRPDEVRRFGLMSLEQGDQKFSSYPAYPLPAPQPPVFNPHNQAENAIAFTLFGSLVRYCESAVMNAKVSKALFPNWHCRFYLDDSVPQDVQQRLREAGAKVIKVEGEQHQNIPPLMWRFLVLDDPTVKRYLIRDADSLLSEREQAAVEAWLQSDCWYHHMRDYFTHTELLLAGMWGGCHNPNLPSIINQTREYLSQQDNHRRFVDQYFLRQHLWPTVKQSLLSHDDLFGFHQAHPFPAHVPIRWQTDKFHVGSNASYQLAGIASQKEEGELQQWEVLDAQGNRLCQYATVVKNHEWRELMPFFLLDRILAGEWQLRNIN encoded by the coding sequence ATGCGTCCTTTTCAGAAAAACACCCTGACCTCTCCACCCCATGTACAGCAGGAGCAACGTCTCAACGCTCTTGCACAACAATACCGTGACGCTATCGCTCTCAATGATTATGCGGCGGGTAAAGCTATCGCAGAAGCCACCCTCCGCTTAGTACCACGCAATACCGATGTGCTGTCCAGCTATGCTTTGTGCTTAATGCGCACAGGTGAATATGAGAAGGCCTATAAAACCTATAAAAAACTGCTGCAAAGTCAGCCGTTGGAATCCCTCCCTGCCACTATGATCGATGGATTAGCAGAGGTTTGCGGCTGGTTGAACCGCCCGGATGAAGTTCGACGTTTCGGCTTGATGTCGCTGGAACAGGGGGATCAAAAATTCAGCAGCTATCCGGCTTACCCATTACCAGCACCGCAGCCCCCGGTATTTAACCCACATAACCAGGCAGAAAACGCCATTGCGTTTACCCTGTTCGGTTCACTGGTACGTTACTGCGAAAGTGCCGTAATGAACGCCAAGGTGAGTAAAGCGCTGTTTCCCAACTGGCATTGCCGTTTCTATCTGGACGACAGTGTGCCGCAGGATGTACAGCAACGCCTGCGTGAGGCAGGAGCTAAGGTGATCAAAGTAGAAGGTGAGCAGCATCAGAATATCCCACCGTTGATGTGGCGCTTTCTGGTGTTGGATGACCCAACCGTCAAACGCTATCTGATCCGCGATGCGGATTCGTTACTCTCAGAACGGGAACAAGCTGCGGTGGAAGCGTGGTTGCAAAGCGATTGCTGGTATCACCACATGCGGGATTACTTTACTCATACCGAGCTGCTGTTGGCAGGGATGTGGGGAGGCTGTCACAATCCCAACCTGCCTTCGATCATCAACCAGACTCGCGAGTATCTGAGCCAGCAAGACAACCATCGCCGCTTTGTCGATCAATATTTCCTGCGCCAGCATCTTTGGCCCACCGTCAAACAGAGCTTGCTCAGCCATGACGATCTCTTCGGTTTCCACCAGGCACATCCTTTTCCCGCACATGTGCCGATCCGCTGGCAAACAGACAAATTCCATGTTGGCAGCAACGCCAGCTATCAGTTAGCAGGCATCGCCAGCCAGAAAGAAGAAGGTGAACTGCAACAGTGGGAAGTGCTGGATGCACAGGGTAACAGGTTATGCCAATATGCCACCGTGGTGAAAAACCATGAGTGGCGCGAACTGATGCCTTTCTTCCTGCTCGATCGCATTCTCGCCGGAGAATGGCAGTTACGTAATATCAATTAA
- a CDS encoding helix-turn-helix transcriptional regulator, giving the protein MMKVLYLGEKNIGSLGIIRIIETSYPGSSIILKGVEDCSNKTLSDPYDICIIDGKKLDTQLVENFKKLLLMSNVPVLILVKKEQSLHKFFNHLSNVRGIIEYESGVEFFLNAINMVLAGGYCYSWDIYNLKNDNSELFNEAYFEAAGLTRREMEILKMYLDGATNKEISIKLSRSQKTISAHKSNILRKIGTKRLPVSPTH; this is encoded by the coding sequence ATGATGAAAGTTTTATACTTGGGTGAAAAGAATATTGGTAGTTTAGGGATAATCCGTATCATTGAGACCAGTTATCCAGGGTCATCAATTATTCTGAAAGGTGTAGAAGATTGCAGCAATAAAACATTATCAGATCCTTATGATATATGTATTATTGATGGAAAAAAACTCGATACACAGCTGGTTGAAAACTTTAAAAAACTGTTGTTAATGTCTAACGTCCCTGTGCTTATTTTGGTAAAAAAAGAACAATCACTGCATAAGTTCTTCAATCACTTGAGCAACGTGCGCGGGATCATTGAATATGAAAGCGGTGTTGAGTTTTTCCTTAATGCGATAAATATGGTTCTGGCCGGTGGGTATTGTTATTCATGGGATATTTATAACCTGAAAAATGATAATTCAGAATTATTTAATGAAGCCTATTTTGAAGCTGCGGGTTTGACGCGGCGGGAGATGGAGATCCTGAAGATGTACCTGGATGGTGCAACGAATAAAGAAATCTCAATCAAACTGTCACGGAGCCAAAAAACCATTAGTGCACACAAATCTAATATATTGCGTAAAATTGGTACCAAGCGATTACCCGTAAGCCCAACACATTGA